CCGACGACCCTCGGTCACCTCCCATCTCCCTCCTTGAACAAAAAGATCTAGACCCTTCGTCGATCCCGCCGCACCTTCTTCGACAAGCTATTAACCCACTCGCCCGGCCCCACTCGGGCCATCTTCTACACCCCAACGAAGGAGCACATCATGCGCGTGATGGTCATCGTCAAAGCTACTCCCAACTCCGAAGCCGGTACCATGCCCACCGAAGAGCAACTCACGGCGATGGGCAATTACAACCAGCAGCTCGTGGACGCCGGCGTGATGGTCGCCGGCGAGGGCCTGCACCCGAGCCGCAGGGGGGCGCGCGTGCGACTTACCGAGAGCGGCACCTCCGTCACCGACGGCCCTTTCGCCGAAACCAAAGACCTCATCGCCGGCTTCTGGATCTGGCAGGTCGACTCCATGGAAGACGCCATTGCCTGGGCTCGCCGCTGCCCCTCCCCCATGCCTGGCGAGGAGGCGGAGCTGGAGCTTCGCCCCATCTTTGAAGACGAAGATTTTGGCGAGGAGTTCACCCCGGAACTGCGCGAACAGGAGGCGCGTATGCGAGAAAAACTCCAGCAGAATCCGCCCTCCTGAACCGACGTGCGACCCCCTGTCGCATTGACCGTGGGTCGCCTCACACCCGCACTACACCTTGTGATCAGGCGACCCTGGGTCACCTCCAATCATGACCCAGGGTCATCTCAAAACACGACCCTCGGTCACCTCCAATCATGACCCTGGGTCACCTCCAATCACGACCCTCGGTCACCTCCAAACACGACCCTCGGTCATCTCCCAACCGCATAAACACTCGACCGCCGACGACCCTCGGTCACCTCCAAACACGACCCTCGGTCACCTCCCAACCGCATAAACACTCGACCGCCGACGACCCTCGGTCACCTCCAAACACGACCCTCGGTCACCTCCAATCATGACCCTCGGTCACCTCCAATCATGACCCTCGGTCACCTCAAAACATGACCCTCGGTCACCCCCAAACCGCATAAACACTCGACCGCCGACAACCCTCGGTCACCTCCCAACCGCATAAACACTCGACCGCCGGCAAACCTCGGTCATCTCCCTCCCCCGAAACCACAAGCCCGGCTGGCATCGCACCCACCTCCGTGCCAATCTTCACTCCCCACAGATCCCGCAACTTCCCCGCGCCAACCTGTGCCCCCACAGAACTCGCCACCGAGCCCACGATGCCCCACCTCCCTCAACCTCTACGCCAGACCGCCCTCCTCCTGCCCCTCATCGCCACCCTGACCCTGCTCAGCACCCCGGAGGCTGTCGCCCAGCCCACCTCCAACTCCCGCTGTCAGACCGTCGCCGCGATGCCCGCCCCCGGCGAGTTGTCGTCGCTGGTCGAGCGCCTCGACGCTGGCCACCCCACCCGAGAGTCCATGCAAACCCTGGAAGCGTGGCGCACCGGGGCCCTGGCCTCGTGCGAAGCCACTGGCGAGTTGCAAGACAACACGGACTTCAACGCCATGCGCCACCGCGCCGATTTTCTGCGCGAAGCCAGCGCCGCGCTGCCTCGCCAGGAAGACTACCACCGGCGCCGCCACGAGCTTCTCGACCAGGCCCTGGCCACGGGCGAACTCACCGAGGCCACCCTTGCCGGCCTTCGCACCGAGCTCGACTCCTGCTTCGACCCCACCTTTGCGAACCTTCCGGCCGGCGAAGGCGGCGCGGCCCAATTTCATGCCTGGAACACCCCCATCGAGCGCTGCTTCAGCGCCTTTGACATCGCGCTGCGCGACCACCTCAACGCCCGACCCTCCTCCGGCGCTCTTTTCTGGCTGCTGCTGACCGCCACACTCGCCCTCTCCACCGCCGGCGTGGGCATCGCTTACGCCAAACACCGCAAAAACGAGCGCCAGGCCCAGCTCTAACCCGAGCAATCGCATCCGAATCTGAACATCCGTTCAACATTTGTGATGAAAAACATGCCCTGAAGCACTGCTTTTTCGATGCGATGAAGCGCCCGAAGGCTCGCGAGCCTTTCGCGCCCTCATGGATGAAGAGAATCAAGGCTCGCGAGCCCTCCTCTCGCTCCTCCGATCCCGAAAAAAGGGCTCGCGAGCCTTTCGCGCCCTCATGGATGAAGAAAATCAAGGCTCGCGAGCCCTCCTCTCGCTCCTCCGATCCCAAAAAAAGGGCTCGCGAGCTCTCCTCTCGATCCTCCGATCCCGAAAAAAGGGCTCGCGAGCCTTCAACGCAACGTCCATCGTCAACGCCCGGAGCACCTGCACCTGCACCATCACCAGCTTGAGACCGAAACCGAGCACCTGCTCCATCACGAGCACCTGCCTGACCCCGATCGACGCCCGAACCTCGGAGCACGAGCCTCGCTGCGACCTGCCCTTTCGCGCCGAGGGTTTTCGCGGCATCATTCATCGCGAAGCCATCCAAGCTCGGCCCCGCACCCTGGCCGTCCGCCCGAAGTTCGCCGACGCAGCGCCTTAGCCTCTGGCGCGCACGTCGGCCTTATTTGAAAAACGCCGCTGATGAGGACTCCCATGCACCGCACCCACCTGCTCTGGCCCCTGGCGCTTAGCGCACTTCTTACGGCCTGCTCCGAGCCCGCCGACACCGAGACTCCCGACGCGGGTCTTCCAGACAGCTCCGAAGACGCTGGCTCCGACGCCGATACCGACACAGGGCCACTCCCCACCGCGCGCACCACCGACTGCGACGCGCTGATGCCCTCGTACTGCACGCTGCCCTGGCCCTCCAGCCTCTACCTTCAGGAGGACGAGAGCCGCCCCACCGGCTACACGCTGGACTTTGGCGCAGAGAGCCTCCCCAAAAGCCGCACCGGCCACATTGCCCCCGACGCCTACCGCCGCCTCGACGGCTACGGCCTGGGCACCCCCATCACCGTGCTCTTCCCCGACATCGACACCTCCCGGATGCCCGCCGAAGACTCCATTGAGCGCTCCCTCGAAGACGACGAGCGCCAGATCCTGCTTCTGCGCGTCACCGAGGAAGGCGTCGAACATGTGCCCTTCTGGGCTGAACTCGACTCCAAAGCCCCCTCTTCCGAGACACAGGTCCTCTACATCCGCCCGGCGGTGATCCTGGAGCTCAACAGCCACTACATCGTGGCCCTGCGCAACCTGCAGAACACCGAGGGGCAGCCCTTTGAGCCCTCCGATGCCTTTGAGGCTTACCGCACTGGCGAGGCCGCAGAGGATCCGGAGCTGGCCTGGCGCCAGCCCCGCTTCGATCGCCTCTTCGACATCCTCGAAGACGAAGGCGTCTCGCGCGACGAACTCACCCTGGCCTGGGATTTCCACACCGGAAGCTCCGAGAGCCTCCACGGCGATGTGCGCGCCATGGTCGACGATGCGCTCAGCGCCATCGACCAGACCCCGGTGGAATTCACCATCGATATTCTCACCGAAAACACCCCCGAGGAGCACCCGCACATCGCGCTGGACATCCTGGGCACCTACACCGTGCCCTCCTTTGTCACCCGCTCGGAGCGTGCTCCGGCCAAAGGCTTTCTGCTCAACCGCACCGACGAGGGCACCATCCTCCAGGACGGCACGCTGGAGGCCACCTTCTGGCTGCGCATTCCCCATTCTGCCCTCGACGGCACCCCCCACGGCCTTGTCACCTACGGCCACGGCATGCTCGGCAGCGGCGAAGAGATCACCTACGGCTCCAACGACACCGCGAAGATCGCCAACGAGAACAACCTGATCTTCTTCGCCACCTCCTTCTCCGGCTTCTCCTCCGACGACATCGCCCTGGCCAGCTCCGCGCTGCAGCACGCCACCTATTTTGAAGAGCTCGTCGACCGCATGCACCAGGGCATCGTCAACTACGCCGTGCTCACCCGCGCGATGCGCGAAGGACTCAGCGCGATCGATGAGCTCCAGCCCTTCAACATCGTCGTCAACCCCGATGAGCACTACTACATGGGCATCTCCCAGGGCGGCATCTTCGGGGCCACCTTCCTGGCGCTGACCCCCGACATTGAGCGCGGCCACCTGGGCGTACCCGGCATCAACTACGCCATGCTCATGGAGCGCTCGGTCAACTTTGGCACCTACTTCGCCTTTTTGAACCTGGGCTACCCCGACCGCGTCGACCAGGGCCTGACCATCGCCGCCATTCAACTGCTCTGGGACACCATCGACCCCATCAGCTACATGCGCCACATCCACCACGCCCCCTTCTTCGAAAGCAACAAGCGCGCCCTGCTCGCCCCGGCCAAAGGCGACTACCAGGTCGCCGTGGTCACCAACGAGATCGTCGCCCGCACCGACATCGGCATCCCCCTGATGGCGAACTACGACGTCGACCGCCAGCCCTACGCCGCCCCCACCACCTCCTACCCCCATGAAGGCTCCGGGGTGGTCCTCTACGACTTCGGAAACCCCTGGCCCGCCATCGGCCACCAGCCCCCCGAAGACGAATTCGGCGACCCCCACGGCCTTCCCCGCCGCCTCGAAGAGCACCAGCAGCAGATGATCGAGTTCTTCCGCACCGGCACCATCGTCGACGTCTGCAACAACGCCCCCTGCGTCTTCCCCCGCTGATCCTTTCAGCCAGCCCCCCAACACCACCGAAGGCCGGAGCTCGCTCCGGCCTTTTTTCATGCCCCCCCAACCCCAACACGCGCACCAAAAGCCGCCCTCACGAATTGACCAACATCGCCCCACAACACGCGCACCAAAAGCCGCCCCCACGAATCGACCAACACCGCGAACCACCGCGCCCCTCAACCACCCAACCACAAATCGCCCAACACCCGCGAACCACAGCGCCCCTCAACCACCCAACCACAACACGCGCACCAAAAGCCGCCCTCACGAATCGACCAGCATCGCGAACCACCGCGCCCCTCAACCACCCAACCACAAATCGCCCAACACCCGCGAACCACTGCGCCCCTCAACCACCTAACCACAAATCGCGCACCAAAAGCCGCCCTCACGAATCGACCAGCATCGCGAACTTCAACACCTTTGGGAAAGAGCCGCCGGCGCCTACCTTCTAAAAGCCTGCACAACCTTATCGAAACACCCGACGCCGAGGCCCCGATGAAGATCCTTCTGGCCACCGACCTCTCCCTGGAAGCCGAAAGCGCCGCACGCTGGGCCCTTGACCTGCGCGAGCGCATCCTCAGCTCCGAGCGCCCCGCGTCCCTGAGCGCCCTCTACGTCGCGCCCCCCGAGTATTACGCCATCCACGCCGGGGAGCGACTCTCCGAAAACCCCGATATCAACGCCCGTCAGACCCATCAGCTCCGCGACTGGTTGCGCACCTTAGACCCCCACACCGACGACATCGACATCCTCCTCGAAGAGGGCAAACCCGCCGCCGTCATCACCGACTACTGCACCAAACACCACGTCGACTGGCTCGTGCTCGGGACCAACGGAGCCGGCAGCATCAGCCGCGCCCTGCTCGGCTCCACTGCCATGAAGCTCGCCCACCGCGCCCCCTGCAAGACCGTGCTGGTGCAACCCGAACACGACACCCTGAGCGCGACGCCCCGGCTGAGCGTTGCCGTTGACTTTCTTCCCGGCTCCCAGGCCGCCCTCTTCAGCGGAGCACACCTGGCGCATCTGACCGGCGCGCAGCTCGATCTGGTGCATATTCTCCACGACACTCCCACCCCCACGCTCAACACAGGCCTGGTCAACTACCTCTCCCCTCAAGACATCGCGCAGCTCACCGAGCGCACCCGCGAAGGCCTGATTGAGCTCGGCGTCCAGGTCAAAACGCTCTACCCCGAGCTGACCTTCGCCTCCCACGTCTACACCGGCCCCACCGTCGCCACCCTCACCCACCACTGCGAGACGCAGCCCGTCGATCTTCTGATCCTGGGTAAAAAGAGCCGCTCCGCCCTTAAGGACCGCGCCCTGGGCTCGATCGCCAGCGCCATGGCTCGAAAACACCCCACCTCCTTGATGCTCGTGCCTCCTGAGGAACACCTCGACACCTGAGCGCGAAGCCCGCTCGGCTACACCTGCTCCGTCGACGCAGCCACCCTGGGACGCGTCGCCAGCGTCTTCAACTCCGGCGGCGCTTTCACCTCCAGGGTGACCTGCATGGCCAGCTCATGATGATGGTCGTCCATCTCAAGGGGGGCTGCAGCCGGAACCAGCTTCGCCCCGTGACGCTCCCACCACGCCTTTGCCTGCGCTGCATTCCAGCGATCGCTGGCCACGCACGCCTCCAGCGCCTCACAGAGCTCGCGCATCGTCGTTGGACGCTCACCAGCCTTGCGGCTCAAACACCGCATCACCAGATCTTCGAGATCCTTATCGAGCGCGCGCCCCACCACCTCGGAGGGCCGCACCGGATCTTCGTTGATCTGCTTGAGCATCACCTTCACCGCCGAACTGTCCTCATAGGGGTTCTGCCCGCAGAGCAGCACGTAGGCCACCGCCCCCAGCGCAAAGATGTCCACGCGCACATCATCGGCGCCCTGCCCCAGAATCACCTCCGGCGCCATAAAACCCGGAGAGCCCTGCAGGATGTCCTGACCTGTCAGCTGAACTTCGCGCGGAGCGTGAATGTCTTTCACAAGGCCGAAATCCAGCACTTTGACAAAATCCCCAAGCCCCCCGCGCTCGCCGACCACGATATTGCCCGGCTTGATATCCCGGTGAATCAACCCGGCCTCATGCGCCTCCTGCAACGCCCCGCACACCTGGCGCAACAGATAAATCGTACGCCCCTCATCGAGCGGCCCGCAGAAGTTCAGAAGCTCTAAGAGCGTCACCCCGCCGAGCAGCTCCATCGCATAGTAGAAGACCCCCTCGGTGGTTCGACCGTAGTCGTAGATCGTGATCGTGTTGGGGTGCTTCAGCTTGCAGGTCAACTGCACCTCTCGCTCAAAACGTCGCACCGACTCCCGGTCGTAGAGCTCCCCCTTGAGCAACTTCACCGCCGTGGGCCGCTGCAACATCGCGTGGCGAGCCCGATACACCGTGCCCATGCCCCCCTCCCCGATCTTCGTCTCCAGGGTATATTGCCCCAGACGCTGGGCCGCATCGATCACCTGCGCAAAGCGGCGCCGGTACGAGCGCGAGGTCCGCACCCCCACCAGCACCGCAAGTCCCAGCGCCAGCAGCGTCAGCCCCAGCGTCATGTTGCGCTGACGCTCGATCACCCCGGTAAAATCGGAGCGCGGCACCACCGTGGCGATCGTCAGCTCGCGCGGGCCAAGCCCCACCGCCCGAAACCCCGTCCAATAGCGCTCTCCCGAAGCCCGCACCTCCACGAGGTCCTGCCCGCTTCCCCCGTCACGCCACAGCTCCAGCGCCTCCTGCAACTCCCCCAGGCCCAACGCCGAGATCGACTTGAGCACATCAGCCCGAATCGCCTCCGCGGCCTCGTAGCGCCCGTTCGCCGGCAGGCCCATCACCGTCTCATCGCCGGCGAGTACGGCCACATAGCCGCGCTCGGTAGGGCGAATGCCGGTGGAGAAGGCCGAGACATCGCTGAGCATCACATCCAGCGCCACCACCTGCGCGCCTCCATCGGGCGCCTCAAAGCGCGTCGACGCGGTGATGCCCGGATCCCGGGTCGTAAAAAAGGTATAAGGCTCGGTCCAGTGCACCTGACGCACGCCGGCCGACATCGCCCCGATGTACCAGGGGCGTTTGCGCGTCTCGTAATCGCTCTTCTCCTCCCAGCGCTCCACCACCCTGCCATCGGCGTCGCGGCGCACCCAGCGCACCACATCGCCGCGCCTCTCCCGATCGACCAGACGGTTGACCCAGCCCTCCCCCTGCTCCAGGAGCAAATACTCGCGCCCCCGGGCGTCGGCGTAGAGCACCGAGGTCACCTGTTCAAGCCTTCGGAGCACGGGCATCAACCGCGCGTTCATCGCCTCGACATCACTCTCATCGAGGCTCAGCTCCCCCCCGGCTCCCCAGTCGGCAAGCACGTCCAGCTGGGTGGAGACCGGCCCAAAAAAGCGGTCGAGCTCGGCGTCGGCCCGCTCCACCGCCTGATCGATCGCCTGCTCCGAGAGCTCCTCAACCGCCCGGTACGAGCCGATCAAAAACACCATCGCCACCGCCCCGGCCGTCAGCAACGTGAGCAAGACGAGGTTGCGCACCAGCTGGTGCCGCAACGTTGTATCCCGCTTCCCCACGCCGATGTTCTCCAGGCGGCTCATCTCGCGCCTCGCAGCAATGGTGCTTCGTGGTACCGCTCAGACTCTCTTCAACCCCTCTTCCCACAACTCCAGATGCATATTGCGCCGCTGCTGACTCATCGCCGGCTTAAAGCGCGCATCTTCTTTCCACGTCTCCCGAATCGCGTTGAAATCACTGAATATCCCCGCACCCAGACCCGCCAGAAGCGCGGCCCCCAGCGCGGTGGTATCGGTCATTTTCGGACGCACAATCTCCCGATTCAAAAAGTCCGCCTGGAGCTGCATCAACAACCCGTTCGCACTCGCCCCACCGTCAACGCGCAACACCTTGAGCTCTTCGCCCAGATCCTGCTCCATCGCCTTGAGCAAGTCCACATTCTGCAGCGCGATAGCCTCCAGCGCGGCCCGTGCGATATGCGCCCGGGTCGTGCCCCGGGTCAGCCCCCAGATCACCCCGCGCGCCCCCGGGTTCCAATGCGGCGCGCCCAGTCCGGCCAGGCTCGGGATGAGCACCACCCCGTCGCTCGAATCCACCTTCCCGGCCAGCTCCTCGATCTCGGCGGCCGTCTCAAAAAAGCCCAGCCCGTCGCGCAGCCACTGCACCAGCGCGCCGGCGATAAACGCGCTTCCCTCCAGCGCATAGGTCATCTTCCCATCGATCTTCCAGGCCGCCGTCGAGAGCAGACGATGCCGACTCATCACCGGCTTATCGCCCGTATTCATCAGCAAAAACGCCCCGGTCCCATAGGTGCATTTCGCCTCACCCGGCCGGTAGCAGACCTGCCCGAAGAGCGCCGACTGCTGATCGCCGGCCATCCCGCAGATCGGCGTCCCATCGGCCAGCCCCTCAATGCCCTGAACATGGCCGTAGACCTCGGCGTTGCCCACGAT
The sequence above is drawn from the Lujinxingia sediminis genome and encodes:
- a CDS encoding YciI family protein, whose product is MRVMVIVKATPNSEAGTMPTEEQLTAMGNYNQQLVDAGVMVAGEGLHPSRRGARVRLTESGTSVTDGPFAETKDLIAGFWIWQVDSMEDAIAWARRCPSPMPGEEAELELRPIFEDEDFGEEFTPELREQEARMREKLQQNPPS
- a CDS encoding universal stress protein, with amino-acid sequence MKILLATDLSLEAESAARWALDLRERILSSERPASLSALYVAPPEYYAIHAGERLSENPDINARQTHQLRDWLRTLDPHTDDIDILLEEGKPAAVITDYCTKHHVDWLVLGTNGAGSISRALLGSTAMKLAHRAPCKTVLVQPEHDTLSATPRLSVAVDFLPGSQAALFSGAHLAHLTGAQLDLVHILHDTPTPTLNTGLVNYLSPQDIAQLTERTREGLIELGVQVKTLYPELTFASHVYTGPTVATLTHHCETQPVDLLILGKKSRSALKDRALGSIASAMARKHPTSLMLVPPEEHLDT
- a CDS encoding protein kinase domain-containing protein is translated as MSRLENIGVGKRDTTLRHQLVRNLVLLTLLTAGAVAMVFLIGSYRAVEELSEQAIDQAVERADAELDRFFGPVSTQLDVLADWGAGGELSLDESDVEAMNARLMPVLRRLEQVTSVLYADARGREYLLLEQGEGWVNRLVDRERRGDVVRWVRRDADGRVVERWEEKSDYETRKRPWYIGAMSAGVRQVHWTEPYTFFTTRDPGITASTRFEAPDGGAQVVALDVMLSDVSAFSTGIRPTERGYVAVLAGDETVMGLPANGRYEAAEAIRADVLKSISALGLGELQEALELWRDGGSGQDLVEVRASGERYWTGFRAVGLGPRELTIATVVPRSDFTGVIERQRNMTLGLTLLALGLAVLVGVRTSRSYRRRFAQVIDAAQRLGQYTLETKIGEGGMGTVYRARHAMLQRPTAVKLLKGELYDRESVRRFEREVQLTCKLKHPNTITIYDYGRTTEGVFYYAMELLGGVTLLELLNFCGPLDEGRTIYLLRQVCGALQEAHEAGLIHRDIKPGNIVVGERGGLGDFVKVLDFGLVKDIHAPREVQLTGQDILQGSPGFMAPEVILGQGADDVRVDIFALGAVAYVLLCGQNPYEDSSAVKVMLKQINEDPVRPSEVVGRALDKDLEDLVMRCLSRKAGERPTTMRELCEALEACVASDRWNAAQAKAWWERHGAKLVPAAAPLEMDDHHHELAMQVTLEVKAPPELKTLATRPRVAASTEQV
- the glpK gene encoding glycerol kinase GlpK; amino-acid sequence: MTSYICAIDQGTTGTKVIIMDDSLEVVGRVSEEFEQIFPKPSWVEHDPEAIWRSTCNTIKAAVAQAGVRPEEIVAVGITNQRETTVVWDGKTGEAIHNAIVWQDRRTRGRIQQLADDGHEPMVRERTGLILDPYFSGTKIEWILDQVGGARRRAERGELKFGTIDSFLLWRLTGGKVHATDVSNASRTLLMNLHTGEWDEDLLELFRVPGAMLPEIVGNAEVYGHVQGIEGLADGTPICGMAGDQQSALFGQVCYRPGEAKCTYGTGAFLLMNTGDKPVMSRHRLLSTAAWKIDGKMTYALEGSAFIAGALVQWLRDGLGFFETAAEIEELAGKVDSSDGVVLIPSLAGLGAPHWNPGARGVIWGLTRGTTRAHIARAALEAIALQNVDLLKAMEQDLGEELKVLRVDGGASANGLLMQLQADFLNREIVRPKMTDTTALGAALLAGLGAGIFSDFNAIRETWKEDARFKPAMSQQRRNMHLELWEEGLKRV